The following coding sequences lie in one Arthrobacter sp. SLBN-122 genomic window:
- a CDS encoding F0F1 ATP synthase subunit epsilon has translation MAELEVEIVAADHFVWSGAAKMVKARTSDGEIGILPGHSPLLAILAEGELAIQPVSGDRIAVDVDGGFFSVDNNRVVIVADNAQMGGSATAGIR, from the coding sequence ATGGCTGAGCTTGAGGTTGAGATTGTCGCAGCGGACCACTTCGTGTGGTCCGGAGCGGCCAAGATGGTCAAGGCCCGCACCAGCGATGGTGAAATCGGAATCCTGCCCGGCCACTCGCCCCTGCTGGCGATCCTGGCCGAGGGTGAACTGGCCATCCAGCCGGTGTCCGGGGACCGTATTGCGGTGGATGTGGACGGCGGGTTCTTCTCCGTTGACAACAACCGCGTGGTGATCGTTGCCGACAATGCCCAGATGGGCGGCTCGGCTACCGCTGGGATCCGCTAG
- a CDS encoding AtpZ/AtpI family protein translates to MRNTRKRGQADHSAPIRGVSAPGVAADNTDGGYNAGIAVFSYIVGGIIVWSLIGWGLDYLWGMRWIVLAGALLGAVGGFYLSHMHGLTSSRKNADELHAPSAPSQDGKDSAK, encoded by the coding sequence ATGCGCAACACACGGAAACGGGGGCAGGCGGACCACTCCGCACCCATCCGCGGGGTATCCGCGCCCGGAGTCGCAGCCGATAACACCGACGGCGGCTACAACGCTGGAATAGCTGTCTTCAGCTACATCGTTGGCGGAATCATCGTCTGGAGTTTGATAGGGTGGGGACTGGATTATCTGTGGGGAATGCGCTGGATTGTGCTCGCAGGCGCTCTGCTCGGAGCCGTCGGAGGTTTCTACCTTTCCCACATGCATGGCCTCACCAGTTCCCGCAAAAATGCTGATGAGCTCCATGCTCCCAGCGCACCGTCCCAGGACGGAAAAGATAGTGCCAAATAA
- a CDS encoding F0F1 ATP synthase subunit gamma, with protein MGAQIRVYRQKISSTTSMRKIFKAMELIATSRIGKARARVAASLPYANAITRAVSAVASQSEIDHPLTTEPEQIRRAAVLVITSDRGLAGSYSASVLKQAEGLNELLHAEGKEVKTYVVGRKAQAYFDFRNRQYARVWTGGTDAPEFATAREIGEALLAEFATDFEDGGVDEIHVVYTRFKSMVTQEPTVIRLLPLEVVEEQAASESDLLPLYEFEPETERVLDALLPRYIESRIFAAMLQAAASELAARQRAMKSAGDNATDLIKKYTRLRNTARQAEITQELSEIVAGADALAS; from the coding sequence ATGGGAGCCCAGATCCGGGTCTACCGCCAGAAGATCAGCTCGACAACGTCGATGCGCAAGATCTTCAAGGCGATGGAACTGATCGCTACCTCGCGCATCGGGAAGGCCCGTGCGCGCGTAGCAGCTTCACTGCCTTACGCGAACGCGATTACGCGCGCCGTTTCTGCTGTCGCCAGCCAAAGCGAAATCGACCACCCGCTGACCACTGAGCCGGAGCAGATCCGCCGCGCCGCCGTCCTGGTAATTACCTCGGACCGCGGTTTGGCAGGTTCCTATTCCGCCAGCGTCCTCAAGCAGGCGGAAGGTCTCAACGAGCTGCTCCACGCCGAAGGCAAGGAAGTCAAAACCTACGTCGTGGGCCGTAAGGCCCAGGCCTACTTCGATTTCCGGAACCGGCAGTATGCACGGGTCTGGACCGGAGGCACGGACGCGCCAGAGTTCGCAACCGCCCGGGAAATCGGCGAAGCGCTGCTGGCCGAATTTGCAACGGACTTCGAAGACGGCGGCGTGGACGAAATCCACGTTGTCTACACCCGCTTCAAGTCCATGGTCACGCAGGAGCCGACGGTTATCCGCCTGCTCCCGCTCGAAGTTGTCGAAGAGCAAGCCGCGTCCGAATCGGATCTCCTGCCGCTGTACGAGTTCGAGCCGGAAACGGAGCGTGTTCTTGACGCCCTGCTCCCGCGCTATATCGAATCCCGTATCTTCGCAGCCATGCTGCAGGCAGCAGCTTCCGAGCTCGCCGCCCGCCAGCGGGCGATGAAGTCCGCAGGCGACAACGCGACGGACCTGATCAAGAAGTACACGCGTCTGCGCAACACGGCCCGCCAGGCCGAAATTACGCAGGAACTCTCCGAGATTGTTGCCGGTGCCGACGCCCTCGCGTCGTAG
- a CDS encoding F0F1 ATP synthase subunit B: protein MNQLIISAATEGEVNPLMPNLWEMGVVLVGFLILLFIVVKFVVPMFEKTFAERAEAIEGGIAKAEKAQAEASAALEEYKQQLTDARTEANRIREEARAEGAQILADLKEKAAAESARITAQAHAQIESERQAAVVSLRSEVGTLATTLAGRIVGESLNDDERAARVVDRFLADLESQNAGAAK, encoded by the coding sequence ATGAATCAGCTGATCATCTCAGCCGCCACTGAGGGCGAAGTCAACCCCCTCATGCCCAACCTCTGGGAAATGGGCGTTGTCCTCGTGGGCTTCCTCATCCTCTTGTTCATCGTGGTCAAGTTTGTTGTCCCGATGTTCGAGAAGACCTTCGCGGAGCGTGCCGAGGCCATCGAAGGCGGCATCGCCAAGGCTGAAAAGGCACAGGCTGAGGCGTCTGCTGCACTCGAAGAGTACAAGCAGCAGCTGACCGACGCCCGCACCGAAGCCAACCGCATCCGTGAGGAAGCCCGCGCCGAAGGTGCACAGATCCTTGCGGATCTCAAGGAGAAGGCTGCAGCCGAGTCTGCCCGCATCACCGCGCAGGCCCACGCACAGATCGAGTCCGAGCGACAGGCGGCCGTTGTGTCGCTGCGCTCTGAGGTGGGCACCCTGGCCACCACCCTTGCCGGCCGCATCGTGGGCGAATCGCTCAACGACGATGAGCGCGCGGCACGGGTCGTGGACCGTTTCCTGGCAGATCTGGAGTCCCAGAACGCAGGTGCAGCTAAGTAA
- the atpA gene encoding F0F1 ATP synthase subunit alpha, producing MAELTINADDVRNALNEFAASYEPGNAERVEVGRVTTAGDGIARVEGLPSVMANELLRFEDGTLGLAQNLDVREIGVIVLGDFTGIEEGQEVHRTGQVLSVPVGDAFLGRVVDPLGMPIDDLGEIKAETTRALELQAPGVTQRKSVHEPMQTGLKAIDAMIPIGRGQRQLIIGDRQTGKSAIAIDTIINQKANWASGDVTKQVRCIYVAIGQKASTIAAIRQTLEDNGALEYTTIVASPASDPAGFKYLAPYAGSAIGQHWMYGGKHVLIVFDDLSKQAEAYRAVSLLLRRPPGREAYPGDVFYLHSRLLERCAKLSDELGAGSMTGLPLIETKANDVSAYIPTNVISITDGQIFLQSDLFNANQRPAVDVGVSVSRVGGAAQVKSMKKVSGTLKLDLAQYRDMQAFAMFASDLDAASRQQLTRGARLMELLKQGQYSPFPVEDQVVSIWAGTNGYLDDVPVEDISRFEGEFLEHLRHKSSILTTLAQTNVLDDDTVAALKSSIVDFKKGFFGQGDNHLVGAGHEEHDAISEGEVDQEKIVKQKR from the coding sequence ATGGCCGAATTGACCATCAACGCCGACGACGTCCGTAATGCGCTGAACGAGTTCGCGGCGTCCTACGAACCCGGAAACGCAGAGCGCGTAGAGGTCGGCCGCGTAACCACCGCTGGTGACGGCATCGCCCGTGTTGAGGGCCTTCCCTCGGTCATGGCGAACGAGCTGCTTCGTTTTGAGGACGGCACACTGGGCCTCGCCCAGAACCTCGACGTCCGCGAAATCGGCGTCATCGTCCTCGGTGACTTCACCGGCATCGAAGAAGGCCAGGAAGTGCACCGCACCGGACAGGTTCTGTCCGTCCCCGTGGGCGACGCCTTCCTGGGCCGCGTCGTTGACCCGCTGGGCATGCCCATCGACGACCTCGGCGAGATCAAGGCCGAGACCACCCGCGCCCTGGAGCTCCAGGCTCCCGGCGTGACCCAGCGCAAGTCGGTGCACGAGCCGATGCAGACCGGCCTCAAGGCGATCGATGCCATGATCCCGATCGGCCGAGGCCAGCGCCAGCTCATCATTGGCGACCGCCAGACCGGTAAGTCCGCCATCGCCATCGACACCATCATCAACCAGAAGGCCAACTGGGCTTCCGGCGATGTGACCAAGCAGGTCCGCTGCATCTACGTGGCCATCGGGCAGAAGGCGTCCACCATTGCCGCCATCCGCCAGACCCTCGAGGACAACGGCGCGCTGGAGTACACCACCATCGTGGCTTCTCCCGCCTCCGACCCCGCAGGTTTCAAGTACCTGGCTCCGTACGCAGGCTCGGCCATCGGCCAGCACTGGATGTACGGCGGCAAGCACGTCCTCATCGTGTTCGATGACCTGTCCAAGCAGGCCGAAGCCTACCGCGCGGTGTCGCTGCTGCTGCGCCGCCCGCCGGGACGCGAAGCCTACCCGGGCGACGTCTTCTACCTGCACTCCCGCCTGCTGGAGCGTTGTGCCAAGCTCTCCGACGAGCTCGGTGCCGGCTCCATGACGGGCCTGCCGCTGATCGAGACCAAGGCGAACGACGTGTCCGCCTACATCCCGACCAACGTCATCTCCATCACGGACGGCCAGATCTTCCTGCAGTCCGACCTCTTCAACGCCAACCAGCGCCCTGCTGTTGACGTGGGTGTTTCGGTTTCCCGCGTTGGCGGTGCCGCCCAGGTGAAGTCCATGAAGAAGGTCTCCGGTACCTTGAAGCTGGACCTGGCGCAGTACCGCGATATGCAGGCGTTCGCAATGTTCGCATCCGACCTGGACGCAGCATCCCGCCAGCAGCTGACGCGTGGCGCCCGCCTGATGGAACTGCTCAAGCAGGGCCAGTACTCGCCGTTCCCGGTCGAGGACCAGGTCGTCTCCATCTGGGCCGGCACCAACGGCTACCTGGATGACGTTCCCGTCGAGGACATCAGCCGTTTTGAAGGTGAGTTCCTGGAGCACCTGCGCCACAAGTCCTCGATCCTCACCACGCTGGCCCAGACCAACGTGCTGGACGACGACACAGTTGCAGCTCTGAAGTCCTCGATCGTCGACTTCAAAAAGGGCTTCTTCGGCCAGGGTGACAACCACCTGGTAGGCGCCGGCCACGAGGAGCATGACGCCATCTCCGAGGGCGAAGTCGACCAGGAAAAGATCGTCAAGCAGAAGCGCTAG
- a CDS encoding MraY family glycosyltransferase, giving the protein MIMYLLMGLTAAVVSYAATWGARIVGHRLELHLPIRSRDMHSTPVSRLGGVAIFLGVLVALVVASQSFFVRDIYRNNFSPWGVLAGAAVIVLVGVADDLLDIRWWVKLIGQSAAGLTVAIWGVQMTIVPWVPEPIYLQDGMLRVVLTAGLIVTTMNAFNFIDGLDGLAAGVAIIGGTAFFFTAYWVHRNAVLLDYSDLATLITAVLVGGCLGFLPHNFFPSKIFMGDSGAMLIGLLMASAGVVSTGQISSGLYDRANGISTVIPILLPFAVLFLPLLDLGLAVVRRTARGRSPWSADRGHLHHKLLDIGYSHRTAVILMYLWTAVLSFGGLAFAIFPWQVVLAVDIFATLVMGLVTAWPYLSRGNGQTVA; this is encoded by the coding sequence ATGATCATGTACCTGCTCATGGGGCTCACGGCTGCCGTCGTCTCCTACGCAGCCACTTGGGGTGCCCGCATCGTGGGACACCGGCTGGAGCTGCACCTGCCCATCCGCAGCCGTGACATGCATTCCACCCCGGTCTCCAGGCTGGGCGGCGTGGCAATCTTCCTCGGCGTCCTGGTGGCGCTGGTCGTGGCCAGCCAGTCCTTTTTCGTCAGGGACATCTACCGGAACAATTTCTCGCCATGGGGCGTCCTGGCAGGCGCTGCCGTGATCGTCCTGGTAGGCGTGGCAGACGACCTCCTGGACATCCGCTGGTGGGTGAAACTGATCGGGCAAAGCGCCGCAGGACTGACAGTGGCCATCTGGGGTGTCCAGATGACCATCGTCCCCTGGGTGCCCGAACCCATCTATCTCCAGGACGGAATGCTCCGTGTGGTGCTGACGGCGGGGCTGATCGTCACCACCATGAATGCCTTCAATTTCATTGATGGACTGGACGGCCTGGCCGCAGGCGTGGCCATCATCGGCGGCACCGCGTTCTTCTTCACCGCCTACTGGGTGCACCGGAACGCCGTGCTGCTGGACTACTCGGACCTGGCAACCCTCATTACCGCCGTCCTGGTGGGCGGCTGCCTGGGCTTCCTGCCGCACAACTTCTTTCCCTCGAAAATCTTCATGGGCGATTCGGGGGCGATGCTGATCGGACTGCTCATGGCCTCGGCCGGTGTGGTATCCACGGGACAGATCTCCTCCGGCCTCTATGACCGTGCCAACGGTATCTCCACCGTGATTCCCATCCTGCTTCCCTTCGCCGTGCTCTTCCTGCCGCTGCTCGACCTGGGCCTTGCCGTGGTCCGCCGCACGGCCCGCGGGCGATCGCCCTGGTCCGCCGACCGCGGGCATCTGCACCATAAGCTGCTTGACATCGGCTACTCCCACAGAACCGCCGTGATCCTGATGTATCTCTGGACCGCGGTGCTTTCCTTCGGCGGCCTGGCGTTTGCCATCTTTCCCTGGCAGGTGGTTCTCGCCGTCGACATCTTCGCCACACTGGTCATGGGGCTGGTGACCGCATGGCCATATCTGTCCCGAGGCAACGGGCAAACCGTGGCGTAA
- the atpD gene encoding F0F1 ATP synthase subunit beta yields the protein MTATATEHVAATSGATGRIARVIGPVVDVEFPADAIPSIYNALTTEITLNGETKTITFEVALHLGDNLIRAISLQATDGLVRGTNVVDTGAPISVPVGDGVKGHIFNVLGQPLDVAESELEISERWPIHRKAPSFASLEGSTEMLETGIKVIDLLTPYIKGGKIGLFGGAGVGKTVLIQEMITRVARNFGGTSVFAGVGERTREGNDLWVEMEEAGVLKDTALVFGQMDEPPGTRLRVALSALTMAEYFRDVQNQDVLLFIDNIFRFTQAGSEVSTLLGRMPSAVGYQPNLADEMGLLQERITSTKGHSITSMQAIYVPADDYTDPAPATTFAHLDATTELSREIASRGLYPAVDPLTSTSRILDPQYIGQDHYNTAVRVKQILQKNKELQDIIAILGVDELSEEDKIVVSRARRIQQFLSQNTYTAKQFTGVEGSTVSIKDTVEGFAAICDGELDHIAEQAFFNVGGLDDVERQWAKIQEQTK from the coding sequence ATGACTGCCACTGCTACCGAACACGTAGCCGCAACGTCCGGTGCAACCGGCCGTATTGCGCGCGTAATCGGCCCGGTTGTCGATGTCGAATTCCCGGCTGACGCAATCCCGTCAATCTACAACGCCCTCACCACCGAGATCACTCTCAACGGTGAAACCAAGACCATCACCTTCGAAGTTGCGCTGCACCTCGGCGACAACCTCATTCGCGCGATCTCGCTGCAGGCGACCGACGGCCTCGTCCGCGGTACCAACGTGGTGGACACCGGTGCCCCGATTTCCGTCCCGGTTGGCGACGGCGTCAAGGGCCACATCTTCAACGTTCTGGGCCAGCCCTTGGACGTTGCCGAGTCGGAGCTGGAGATCAGCGAACGCTGGCCCATCCACCGCAAGGCACCGAGCTTCGCTTCGCTCGAAGGCTCCACCGAGATGCTGGAAACCGGCATCAAGGTCATCGACCTCCTCACCCCGTACATCAAGGGTGGAAAGATCGGCCTGTTCGGCGGTGCCGGCGTGGGCAAGACCGTTCTGATTCAGGAAATGATCACCCGTGTTGCACGCAACTTCGGTGGTACCTCGGTCTTCGCCGGTGTGGGTGAGCGCACGCGTGAAGGTAATGACCTCTGGGTTGAAATGGAAGAGGCGGGCGTCCTCAAGGACACCGCCCTTGTCTTCGGCCAGATGGATGAGCCGCCGGGAACGCGTCTGCGCGTGGCCCTATCTGCACTGACCATGGCGGAGTACTTCCGCGATGTGCAGAACCAGGACGTACTGCTCTTCATCGACAACATCTTCCGCTTCACCCAGGCCGGCTCCGAAGTGTCGACCCTGCTGGGCCGCATGCCTTCGGCTGTGGGCTACCAGCCCAACCTGGCGGATGAGATGGGCCTCCTGCAGGAGCGCATCACCTCCACCAAGGGCCACTCCATCACCTCGATGCAGGCCATCTACGTCCCCGCAGATGACTACACGGACCCGGCTCCGGCCACGACCTTCGCACACCTCGACGCGACCACGGAACTCTCCCGTGAAATCGCCTCCCGTGGTCTGTACCCGGCCGTTGACCCGCTGACGTCCACCTCCCGCATCCTGGACCCCCAGTACATCGGACAGGACCACTACAACACGGCAGTCCGTGTGAAGCAGATCCTGCAGAAGAACAAGGAACTCCAGGACATCATCGCCATCCTCGGTGTCGATGAACTCTCCGAAGAAGACAAGATCGTCGTGTCGCGTGCACGCCGCATCCAGCAGTTCCTCTCGCAGAACACCTACACCGCCAAGCAGTTCACCGGCGTCGAGGGCTCCACGGTTTCCATCAAGGACACCGTTGAAGGCTTCGCAGCCATCTGCGACGGCGAGCTGGACCACATCGCGGAGCAGGCGTTCTTCAACGTCGGCGGCCTCGATGACGTTGAGCGCCAGTGGGCCAAGATCCAGGAACAGACCAAGTAA
- a CDS encoding F0F1 ATP synthase subunit delta: MAGVSSESLATALAELEAKLPTASLQLAKELFGILGMVDSSAGLRRALTDPSRNGDEKSALVKQLVGGKVSADAADIAGGLASSRWANARDIGDALETLAATVVISVAENKSAVSASGITGLEELENDLFSFNQAVASSHEVQRALSEPQASSAAQVALAEKLVPAASEEAKVLIAQAVTQPRGIKPTRLVERFAELAAKRQQRWIATVSVTRPLTQTQLARLQAGLNALYGRELKVNVNVDPALIGGIRVQVGDEVLDASVLTKLGELQRQLAG, from the coding sequence ATGGCAGGCGTATCGAGCGAATCGCTGGCAACAGCGCTGGCGGAGTTGGAAGCAAAGCTTCCGACGGCGTCGCTGCAGCTGGCAAAGGAACTCTTCGGAATTCTGGGAATGGTGGACAGCTCGGCTGGCTTGCGCCGCGCCCTGACTGACCCGTCCCGCAACGGTGACGAAAAGTCGGCGCTGGTCAAGCAGCTGGTTGGCGGGAAAGTCTCCGCTGATGCTGCAGACATCGCAGGCGGACTGGCCAGCTCACGCTGGGCAAACGCCCGTGATATCGGCGATGCACTCGAGACTCTTGCCGCAACGGTGGTCATTTCCGTTGCTGAAAACAAGTCGGCCGTTTCTGCCTCCGGAATCACTGGCCTGGAAGAGCTGGAGAACGATCTGTTCTCCTTCAACCAGGCTGTTGCCTCCAGCCATGAGGTACAACGTGCTCTGTCCGAACCACAGGCCAGCAGTGCAGCGCAGGTTGCGCTTGCCGAGAAGCTTGTGCCCGCTGCCAGTGAGGAAGCCAAAGTCCTCATTGCCCAGGCTGTGACCCAGCCCCGTGGCATCAAGCCCACCCGGCTTGTTGAGCGGTTTGCCGAGCTGGCAGCCAAGCGGCAGCAGCGCTGGATTGCAACGGTCAGCGTGACCCGTCCTTTGACCCAGACGCAGCTTGCCCGCCTGCAGGCCGGCCTGAATGCCCTGTACGGACGGGAACTGAAGGTCAACGTCAATGTTGACCCGGCACTCATTGGCGGCATCCGCGTCCAGGTCGGTGACGAAGTGCTCGACGCTTCGGTTCTCACCAAGCTGGGCGAACTGCAACGCCAGCTGGCCGGCTAG
- a CDS encoding ATP synthase F0 subunit C: protein MEGNLNLVGYGLSAIGGGIGVGLVFAAYINGVARQPEAQRILQPIAFLGLALTEALAILGLVFAFVL from the coding sequence ATGGAAGGCAATCTCAACCTCGTAGGTTACGGTCTGTCCGCAATCGGCGGTGGTATCGGTGTTGGCCTCGTATTCGCTGCCTACATCAACGGCGTTGCACGCCAGCCGGAAGCACAGCGTATCCTGCAGCCGATCGCGTTCCTTGGCCTTGCGCTGACCGAAGCCCTTGCCATCCTCGGCCTGGTCTTCGCCTTCGTTCTCTAG
- a CDS encoding alpha/beta hydrolase gives MDWLSDIRLTDGPLYGTVLVLGMGGAAWLLVPPWRASMTPAHRATAWASRVLAAAAAAFALVGTVHWALINIFTTFPEDLPDPVLLWLVPGVAAVFLGLFRLPRSSWGGRGGGILAALLVALLSAVQINAYFGLNRTVSDLLGTAQARIPVLEQKLMRLPGQSDGVPLQGWKPEGELPAGGVLRKSAIPGALSGMTTRDAYIYLPPAYFAANRPALPVLVLVAGQPGGPADWLTGGAIRGHMDSFAAAHGGVSPVVVIPDPNGSQSANTMCMDSRIANADTYLARDVPQWISSTLAVDTNHSHWAIGGFSFGGTCAVQMGTRHPDIYADVLAFSSEAEPAIAKERQKTIDAAFPGNPDEFTRQTPLEIMKHQRFESSGMYLTAGRNDPEFVANLHTLAAAAEAAGFTVQAHEVEHTGHSWDTSSKRFADALQFLGTQWGLQW, from the coding sequence GTGGACTGGCTTTCAGACATCCGGCTCACGGACGGTCCATTGTATGGAACTGTCCTGGTATTGGGAATGGGCGGCGCAGCCTGGCTCCTGGTGCCACCCTGGCGCGCCTCCATGACGCCCGCACACCGCGCCACTGCCTGGGCGTCCCGCGTCCTGGCCGCAGCGGCAGCTGCCTTTGCCCTGGTGGGTACCGTCCACTGGGCGCTCATCAATATTTTCACCACCTTCCCCGAGGACCTGCCGGACCCTGTGCTGCTGTGGCTGGTGCCCGGCGTAGCTGCTGTCTTCCTGGGCCTGTTCCGGCTGCCACGGAGCAGCTGGGGCGGACGCGGGGGAGGGATCCTCGCAGCGCTGCTGGTGGCGCTGCTCTCGGCGGTCCAAATCAACGCGTATTTCGGGTTGAACAGGACCGTCAGCGACTTGCTCGGCACGGCCCAGGCCCGGATTCCGGTCCTCGAACAGAAGCTCATGCGCCTACCGGGCCAATCCGACGGCGTACCGCTCCAGGGCTGGAAGCCGGAGGGGGAGCTGCCGGCCGGCGGCGTCCTCCGGAAGTCCGCGATCCCCGGAGCCTTGTCCGGAATGACCACCCGCGACGCCTACATTTACCTCCCGCCGGCCTACTTCGCCGCGAACCGCCCTGCACTGCCGGTACTGGTCCTGGTGGCCGGCCAGCCGGGAGGGCCTGCGGACTGGCTTACCGGTGGAGCGATCCGTGGCCACATGGACTCCTTTGCCGCGGCACACGGCGGGGTGTCCCCGGTGGTTGTCATCCCGGATCCCAATGGCTCCCAGTCTGCCAACACCATGTGCATGGACAGCCGCATTGCCAACGCGGACACCTACCTCGCGCGGGACGTTCCGCAGTGGATCAGTTCCACCCTGGCTGTCGATACCAACCACAGCCACTGGGCCATAGGCGGGTTCTCCTTTGGCGGCACCTGCGCCGTGCAGATGGGAACCAGGCATCCCGACATCTACGCCGACGTGCTCGCCTTTTCCAGTGAGGCCGAGCCCGCCATTGCCAAGGAACGGCAGAAGACCATCGACGCAGCCTTCCCCGGAAACCCTGACGAATTCACCAGGCAGACGCCACTGGAGATCATGAAACACCAACGGTTTGAGTCCAGCGGCATGTACCTCACCGCAGGCCGGAACGATCCCGAGTTCGTAGCGAACCTCCACACGCTGGCCGCTGCGGCGGAGGCTGCGGGCTTCACCGTGCAGGCGCACGAGGTGGAGCATACCGGCCACTCCTGGGACACCTCGTCCAAGCGGTTCGCGGATGCCCTGCAGTTCCTTGGCACCCAGTGGGGGCTGCAGTGGTGA
- the atpB gene encoding F0F1 ATP synthase subunit A, whose translation MIALALPAQDSGEFTPPGINEMHLPAILPWGAAEGFSKQMLLVLLSVAIIATFFVLAARKQQLVPGKLQFAGEAAYGFVRNGIAKDIIGGRDFIKYVPLLFSLFFFILVNNIYGAIPVIQLPTFSHVGGAYVLAGLVYFTWIVIGVKKNGLRYFKLATVPSGVPWFILPIVIPIEIISNFLVRPVTHSLRLFATMLAGHLIVMIAGSGIEYLVMQENVLLKGTSVLVLAGAIAMYMLEALIMVLQAYVFTLLTAIYIEGALHADSH comes from the coding sequence TTGATCGCGCTTGCGCTCCCGGCCCAAGATTCAGGAGAGTTTACTCCTCCTGGTATTAACGAAATGCATTTGCCGGCAATCCTGCCGTGGGGTGCCGCAGAAGGATTCTCCAAGCAGATGCTGCTGGTCCTCCTCTCTGTCGCAATTATCGCTACCTTCTTCGTGCTGGCTGCACGCAAGCAGCAGCTGGTACCCGGCAAGCTCCAGTTCGCCGGCGAGGCCGCCTACGGCTTCGTCCGCAACGGAATTGCCAAGGACATCATCGGCGGCAGGGACTTCATCAAGTATGTTCCCCTCCTGTTCAGCCTGTTCTTCTTCATCCTGGTCAACAACATCTACGGTGCTATCCCGGTGATCCAGCTCCCCACGTTCTCGCACGTGGGTGGAGCGTATGTTCTGGCCGGCCTGGTGTACTTCACCTGGATCGTTATCGGCGTCAAGAAGAACGGCCTGCGCTACTTCAAGCTGGCCACCGTCCCCTCGGGCGTGCCGTGGTTCATCCTGCCGATCGTGATCCCCATTGAGATCATCTCCAACTTCCTCGTCCGGCCCGTGACGCACAGCCTCCGTCTGTTCGCCACCATGCTCGCCGGCCACCTGATCGTGATGATCGCCGGATCCGGCATCGAATACCTGGTGATGCAGGAGAACGTCCTGCTGAAGGGCACCTCGGTCCTGGTCCTCGCCGGCGCCATCGCCATGTACATGCTTGAAGCCCTGATCATGGTCCTGCAGGCCTATGTCTTTACGCTGCTGACCGCGATCTACATCGAAGGCGCCCTGCACGCCGACAGCCACTAG
- a CDS encoding DUF2550 domain-containing protein, translating into MDAPGIPFIALAIAFGLLIIALCLSGVRRFNLRRALGTVDASIRLAGNSWQMGVCRYQDNDLEWFRLISLSVRPKYTFKRSSLELLGRRKPTEAEAVKVQPDVVIVELRYEGQDLHLAMKFDAYTGLSSWLEAGPVIGVGTWR; encoded by the coding sequence ATGGACGCTCCGGGTATTCCGTTCATCGCACTGGCAATCGCCTTCGGATTGCTGATTATTGCACTGTGCCTTTCGGGGGTGCGCCGCTTCAACCTGCGGCGTGCCCTCGGCACGGTGGACGCCTCCATTCGCCTGGCTGGAAACAGCTGGCAAATGGGGGTTTGTCGTTATCAGGACAATGACCTGGAATGGTTCAGGCTCATCTCCCTGAGCGTCCGTCCCAAGTACACGTTCAAGCGCAGTTCACTGGAACTGCTGGGCCGCCGGAAACCCACAGAGGCTGAGGCAGTTAAGGTCCAGCCGGACGTAGTGATCGTTGAACTGCGCTATGAGGGTCAGGACCTGCACCTTGCCATGAAGTTCGATGCCTATACGGGTCTTTCATCCTGGCTGGAAGCAGGTCCGGTGATAGGCGTGGGGACCTGGCGCTAG